The window AGCCCGGACGGCCGTATCCCGGCCTGGCAAGGCGGGTTGAGCGTCGCCCAGCAGCGCCTGGGTGACAACGGCACGCCGCTGGATCCGTATGCCGCCGAACAGCCGCTGTACCGGATCACGGCGGCCAACTATCGGCGTTACCAGGGCCAGCTTTCCGACGGCCAGGTAGCCTTGCTCAAGCGCTTCCCGCACACCTTCGAGCTGCCGGTCTACCCCACCCATCGCAGTGTCGCGGTGCCTGCCGGCGTCGCCGCCTCGGCCGCCCGCAATGCAGCGCAGGCGCAGCTGGATGACCAGGGCAACGGCCTGCGCGGGTTCAATGGAGTGATTGCGTTTCCCCGGCCGGACAACGGGCTGGAAGTGATCTGGAACCATCTGACCCGGCACCGCAATGCCAGTTACATTCAGATGTCCGACAGCGTCACACCGTTCAAGAACGGCCGCTTCGTGCTGATGAGCGCGCGCCAGGATGTAGCCCGCCCGGAAGGCCTGGGTGGGCTGGGTGCAGGCAATGTGTTGTATTACTTCACCTACCGCATGACGGCACCATCACGGCTTGCCGGTGATGCCATGGTGGTTCACGAAACCCTTGACCAGGTAGCCGAGCCCCGCTTGTCCTGGGTCTACAGTGCCAGTCAGCGGCGTGTGCGGCGCGCGCCGAACATCGCCTACGACACCACGGGGCCTGGCACCGCAGGCCTGCGTACTGCCGACAGCCGCGACATGTTCAATGGCGCCCCCGACCGTTACCAGTGGAAGCTGCTGGGCAAGCAGGCCCTGCACGTGCCGTACAACAGCTACCGCCTGGCATCGCCCGAGCTGCGCTATGCCGAGCTGATCAGGCCTGGTCATGTCAATCCGGCACCCACACGCTACGAGCTGCACCGGGTGTGGGTGGTGGAGGCGACGCTGAAGCCCGGCGCACAGCACATCTATGCCAAGCGACGCTTCTATGTGGACGAAGACACCTGGGCCATTCTCGAAACCGACAGCTACGATGCTGGCGGCCATCTGTGGCGTACATCACAGGCCCACAGCTTCTACCACCCAGGCGGCGAGGTGGCGGTCAACGCAATGGAGGTCACCTATGACCTCAAGAGTGGCCGCTACCATGCGTCGGGGCTGATCAACGAGCAACGTCGCCCGTTCGACTTCAATGTTCGCACCAGCCTTTCGTATTTTTCTCCCGGCGCCCTGCGCAGCTTTGGCGTGCGCTGATGGACGCGTTTGAACCACGGCCGGACTGGGCTCGGCGTCTGCTGGGGCAGGGCGAGGCGCCCGACCCTCGCTTCACCTTGGCCAACGAGCGCACGTTCCTGGCCTGGATCCGTACCGCGCTGGCGTTGCTGGGAGGTGGCATTGCCATCGAGACCTTTGCCGGCCAGGCCCTGCAGGCGCCGCTTCGGCTCTGGCTTGTCGGCAGCCTGATGTTGCTGAGCATGTTGCTGAGCGCCGGCGCCTGCCTGCGTTGGCTGCGGGTGGAGCGTGCCTTGCGACAGCGCCGGCCATTGCCGCTGCCGGCGCTGGTGCCGCTGTTGGCACTGGGTTGCCTGATCGCGGCGTTGATGGCCGCTGTCGTGTTGTGGCCGCGCTGGCATGCCTGATCCGGGCTTGCAGGCCGAACGCACCGAACTGGCTTGGCGGCGTACCTGGTTGGCGCTGGTGGCGGTCGCGGGGTTGGCTTTGCGCCAGGGCGACCTGGCGCTGGCGGCAGTAGTCGGCTTCGCAACGCTGACGCTGTTGACCCGCCAGGGACGGCGCTACAGCGAGGGCCTGGCGATGTTGCGGGTCGAGCGCGGTCGGCCTGCGATTCTACCGGTAGTGGCACTGGGCAGCGCAGTGTGCCTGATGGCGCTGGCAGGGTTGTACCGGTTGGCGAACGGGGGCTGAAACCCCTCCCACAGGTACGATGTGAATCCAGACGCCATTGCGGTACCTGTGAGAGCGGGCTTGCCGGCGAAGATGCCGGCGCTCAAGGGGTCACGATGTTGAAACGCGAATCGGCGTTCTCCAGGCCGCCCATGAAACGCAGGAACTTCACCCGCTCACCTTCGATGGAGATCTCGCCCAGCGTGGCCTCCTTGAGGAACCCGGTCTGCTTCAGGGCAATGCGGTCCAATGTCTGTTTGCTCATGCTCACCTGCACATCGGCCTGGGCGTGACGAGCCAGGTCGCGATGGGTGAGCACGCCGTTGCGCAGGGTCAGGGCGTAGTCTTCACCCAGGTCGGTGAAGCGCCAGTTGATGCTCAGGTCGCTCTCCGCCGCCTTGAAGGCATCCACCCGTACCCCAAGGTAATCGAAGAACAGGCTTGGGGTCAGTGCCCGCACCATGTCGTCGGCATTGCCGCCACTGCCGGTGGCGGCGGCTATTCCGCCGCGCAGCTCCTGGGCGCCGCTGAGGTAGGCGTTGCGCCAGGTAGCGTTCTCGCTCTGGTAACCCAGCTGTTCCAGCGCATCGGCCTGCAGTTCGCGCGCTGCGGTATTGCCCGGTTCGGCGAATACCAGATGGTTCACCAACTGCGCGACCCAGCGGTAGTCACCTTCGGCAAAGGCTTGGCGTGCCTGGGCCAGCACCTGATCGGCGCCACCCATTGCCGCCACGTAGCGCTTGCCGGCAGCTTGCGGCGGCAGTGGGTCGAGGTTGGCCGGGTTGCCATCGTAAAAGCCCATGTAGCGTTGGTAGACCGCACGTACGTTATGGCTGAGCGAGCCATAGTAGTCGCGGCTGTACCACTTGCTGGCCAGGCGCGGCGGGAGGTTGGCCAGGCTCTGGGCGATTTCCATTGGTGTCTGGCCCTGGTTGATCAGGCGCAAGGTCTGGCTATCGATGAAGGCATACATGTCGCGCTGGTCGGCCAGGTACTCGCGGATTGCCGGCCCGCCCCAGGTCGGCCAGTGATGCTGGGCGAACACTACCTCGGCCTGGTCGCCGTAACGCAACAGCGATTGGTCCAGGTAGTGCGCCCAGACTTTCGGGTCGCGTACCAGCGCACCGCGCAGGGTCAGCACATTGTGCTGCACGTGGGTGGCGTTCTCGGCCATGCACAGAGCCTTGAGCCCAGGGAAGTAGATGTTCATCTCCGCTGGCGCTTCGGTGCCAGGGGTCAACTGGAACTCTACCTCCACGCCGCTGAGGGTCATGCGTTGCAGCGGCTGGCTGATTTCCAGCGTCGGCGCTATCAGGCTGACGGTGGCGTTGGCCGGCACCCCTTTGCCCAGCCCGGCATCCACCTGGCCGCGTGGCCCGCGGGGCAGGGGGGCACCGTACATGTACTGGGCGCGGCGCTTCATGGCCGGGCCGGCCAGCACGTTTTCGCCGATGGCATGCTCGAAGAAGCCTTCGGGTGCAATGACCTGGACCTTGCCGGCCTTTACGTCCGCCTTGTCGATCACCCCGCGCGCGCCACCGAAATGGTCGATGTGCGGGTGGGTGTAGATCAGCGTGGTCACCGGCTTGCGCGGGCGGTGCCGAAAATACAGTTCAAGGCCGGCCCTGGCGGTTTCGACGGCCAGCAGCGGATCGAGCACGATCAGCCCGTCCTGGCCTTCAACGATGGTCATGTTGGCCAGGTCCAGACCGCGGACCTGGTAGATGCCTTCGGTGACCTTGAACAGGCCGGCGATAGTGTTCAGCTGGGCGATGCGCCACAGGCTCGGGTTTACCGTGGCCGGGGCCTGCGTCGGGTCGAGAAAACGATACTGGCCCAGGTCCCACACAGTCTTGCCATCGGCGGTCGCGACCGGCCCGTCGAAGCGTTCAAGCAGCCCGCGCCGGGCCGCTTCGAAATCCCCGTGGTCATCGAACGGCAGGCGTTGCAGCCATTGCTGGTTGCTGGCCTGGGTGGCCGGGGTGGCATCCTTTGCCGCCGTAGTGGCCAGGCTCGGGAGGGGCGCCAGCAGGGCGAGCGCCAGCATCGACAGTGGGAAGCGCATGGTGTGTCCTTGTTGTTATGGTGGCGGACCACTGTAGGGGACGGGTTCGGGCACCAGCCAATACCAGAGCGGCATGGTTGCCATCGCATTTGCTGATGGGCTCAGGCAGGCGGAAGCTCCATGATCTGCTCCACCAGCCAGGCCAGGGCGGGGTCGTGCCGACGATGGGTCAGGTGCACCAGTTCCAGCTCGAACGGCTCCAGGGCGAAGGGCAGTTCGTGCACCGCCAAGGGCAGCAACTTGGCGAACTGCTGCGCAAGTTGCCGCGGCAGCACCACGCACATCTCGGTGGCGGCGGCCAGATGCGCTGCTTGAAGGTAGTTGGGGGTGGTGTAGGCAATTTTCCGGGTCAGGCCTTGTTCGGCCAGCCATTGGTCGACCATGCCGCGGGTCTGGCCACCGTGTACCCAGATGTGCCGCAAACCAAGAAACGCCTGAAGATCCAGTGCCTGGTCCGGCGCCAGTTGCGGATGCTTCTGGCGCAGCGCGACTTGCAGGGTTTCACGCCTCCAGGGGCGGCGGCTGAAACGTGCCGGCACCTCATCGAAGCGCCCCAGCACCAGGTCGAGGTCGCCGCGGTCCAGCGCTTCGGCCGGCAGGTTGGGAGCCAGGTGCACTACATCGATGCGCAAGTGCGGGGCCAGTACCTGCAGGCGTGCCAGCAGCGGTGGCATGCACAACTGTTCGACGAAGTCGGTGAGGGCGATGCGCAGTTGACGGTGGCTGCGCCGTGGCTCGAAGGCATCGCCAGTGGCCAGGGTCTGCTCGATTTGTTGCAGCGCCGCTCGAATCGGCCCTTCCAGCGCCAACGCCCGTGGCGTAGGGCGCATGCGCCGGCCCACACGAACCAGCAGCGGGTCGCCCAGCTGGTCGCGCAGCCGCGCCAGGGCGTTGCTGACAGTGGGCTGGGTCAGGGCCAGGCGTTCAGCCGCCCGTGAGACGTTCTGCTCGCGCAGCAACATGTCGAAGACCCGCAGCAGGTTCAGATCGAAGTTGGAAATATTCATGGGCAGAATATATGGCATACGAAATTGAAATTTCAAAAATACCTGCGGCCTGCTTAGGGTGATGCCTGTCCTCATACCTACAACAAGCAGGAGCGTTGCGCGTGAATACCCCCTTTGCGATCAACCAGGTGGCCGTGATAGGCGCAGGTACCATGGGCCGCGGCATTGTCATCAGCCTCGCCAGTGCCGGGCTGTCGGTGCTGTGGCTCGACAGCAACGCATCAGCCCTGGACGCTGGCCTGAGCATGGTCAGCCAGGCCTGGACCCAGCAGGTGGAGAAGCAGCGTGTCACCCAGGCCGAGGCTGAAGCCTGCCTGGCGCGAGTGCAGGCGGTGGATGGCTACGCCGCGCTGGCCCAGGCCGATCTGGTGATCGAGGCAGTGTATGAAAGCCTTGAACTCAAACAGGAAATCTTCCGGGCCCTGGACCAGCACCTCAAACCGGAGGCGATCCTGGCCAGCAATACCTCGGCGCTGGACATCGACGCGATCGCGGCGGTGACCCGGCGACCGTCGCACGTACTGGGCCTGCATTTCTTCAGCCCCGCGCATGTCATGAAGCTGCTCGAGATAGTGCGCGGCGCGCACACCGACCAGGCGGTGCTCCATACCGCCCTGGCGCTGGGCGAGCGCCTGGGCAAGGTGGCGGTAGTGGCCGGCAACTGCCCCGGTTTCATCGGCAACCGCATGCTGCGCAGTTATGTGGCCGAAGCGCGCAAGTTGCTGCTCGAAGGCGCGCTGCCGCACCAGGTGGATGCGGTGCTGCAACAGTTCGGTTTTGCCATGGGCCCGTTCCGCATGTACGACGTGGTCGGTATCGACCTGGAATGGCGTGCCCGCCAGCTGGCCAGGCAGGGCATGCACGATCCGCTGGTGCAAGTGGATAATGCGCTGTGTGATCTGGGGCGGCTGGGTCAGAAGACAGGGAAGGGCTATTACCGTTATGCACCTGGCAGCCGCCAGGCCGAGCATGACCCCGAGGTCGACGCCCTGGTGCTCAAGATTTCCAACGACCTGGGTTACCGACGCCGGGGCATCAGCGCCGAGGAAATCGTCGAGCGCTGCCTGCTGGCGCTGGTCAACGAGGGCGCGAAGATTCTGCAGGAAGGCATCGCTGCCAGCAGCGCCGACATCGACCGGGTGTGGCTCAACGGCTATGGCTTCCCTGCGGCCACAGGTGGCCCGATGCGCTGGGCCGATGACCAGGGTGCAGCATTCGTCCTGGCTCGGCTGGAATACCTGCAAAGCGTACTGGGCGAGCACTGGCGCCCGGCCGCTCTGCTCTGCACGCTGGTGGCCAACGGCAAGCGTTTCGAGCAGCAGGCGGAGGTTCAGGCATGAACTACCAGGCTCCCTTGCGCGACATGCGCTTCGTGCTGCATGAGCTGTTCGACGTTGCCGCCCATTGTCAGCAGCTGGGTATCGAACTGGACCGCGACACACTCGACGGCATACTGGAAGAGGCCGCGCGCTTTACCGGCGAGGTAGTCGCTCCGCTCAACCGCAACAGTGACGAGCAGGGCTGCCAGTTGGCTGATGGGGAGGTCATCACGCCCGATGGTTTCCGCGACGCCTACCGGCAATACGTGGCCCATGGCTGGGCCAGCATGACCGGGCCGCAGGCTTACGGCGGTCAGGGCCTGCCGCAAATGGCCTCGGCCAGCTTCCACGAAATGCTGATGGCCGCGTCGTTGTCGTTCCGCATCTACTCCGGCCTCACCGAAGGTGCCGTGCTGGCTTTGCATCGCCATGGCAGCCCGGCGTTGCAGCAGTCCTATCTGGCGCGCATGGTCAGTGGCGAGTGGGCCGGCACCATGTGCCTCACCGAGCCGCAGGCCGGCACCGACCTGGCCTTGCTGCGCACCCGCGCCCAGCCGCAGGTCGACGGTTCCTATCGCATCACAGGCAGCAAGATCTTCATCAGTGGCGGCGAACAGGACCTGACCGACAATATCGTTCATCTGGTACTTGCACGCCTGCCCGATGCGCCGGCCGGGGTGCGGGGCATCAGCCTGTTCCTGGTGCCCAAGCTGCTGCCGGGTGGCGAACGCAACGCGTTGGGCTGTGGCGCGCTGGAGCACAAGATGGGCATCAAGGGCGCCTCGACTTGCG of the Pseudomonas asiatica genome contains:
- a CDS encoding alkyl/aryl-sulfatase; the protein is MRFPLSMLALALLAPLPSLATTAAKDATPATQASNQQWLQRLPFDDHGDFEAARRGLLERFDGPVATADGKTVWDLGQYRFLDPTQAPATVNPSLWRIAQLNTIAGLFKVTEGIYQVRGLDLANMTIVEGQDGLIVLDPLLAVETARAGLELYFRHRPRKPVTTLIYTHPHIDHFGGARGVIDKADVKAGKVQVIAPEGFFEHAIGENVLAGPAMKRRAQYMYGAPLPRGPRGQVDAGLGKGVPANATVSLIAPTLEISQPLQRMTLSGVEVEFQLTPGTEAPAEMNIYFPGLKALCMAENATHVQHNVLTLRGALVRDPKVWAHYLDQSLLRYGDQAEVVFAQHHWPTWGGPAIREYLADQRDMYAFIDSQTLRLINQGQTPMEIAQSLANLPPRLASKWYSRDYYGSLSHNVRAVYQRYMGFYDGNPANLDPLPPQAAGKRYVAAMGGADQVLAQARQAFAEGDYRWVAQLVNHLVFAEPGNTAARELQADALEQLGYQSENATWRNAYLSGAQELRGGIAAATGSGGNADDMVRALTPSLFFDYLGVRVDAFKAAESDLSINWRFTDLGEDYALTLRNGVLTHRDLARHAQADVQVSMSKQTLDRIALKQTGFLKEATLGEISIEGERVKFLRFMGGLENADSRFNIVTP
- a CDS encoding DUF202 domain-containing protein, translated to MPDPGLQAERTELAWRRTWLALVAVAGLALRQGDLALAAVVGFATLTLLTRQGRRYSEGLAMLRVERGRPAILPVVALGSAVCLMALAGLYRLANGG
- a CDS encoding DUF1329 domain-containing protein, which encodes MVMIGLFWASGALAATGLPDNLTPVGAERAASPDGRIPAWQGGLSVAQQRLGDNGTPLDPYAAEQPLYRITAANYRRYQGQLSDGQVALLKRFPHTFELPVYPTHRSVAVPAGVAASAARNAAQAQLDDQGNGLRGFNGVIAFPRPDNGLEVIWNHLTRHRNASYIQMSDSVTPFKNGRFVLMSARQDVARPEGLGGLGAGNVLYYFTYRMTAPSRLAGDAMVVHETLDQVAEPRLSWVYSASQRRVRRAPNIAYDTTGPGTAGLRTADSRDMFNGAPDRYQWKLLGKQALHVPYNSYRLASPELRYAELIRPGHVNPAPTRYELHRVWVVEATLKPGAQHIYAKRRFYVDEDTWAILETDSYDAGGHLWRTSQAHSFYHPGGEVAVNAMEVTYDLKSGRYHASGLINEQRRPFDFNVRTSLSYFSPGALRSFGVR
- a CDS encoding YidH family protein; the protein is MDAFEPRPDWARRLLGQGEAPDPRFTLANERTFLAWIRTALALLGGGIAIETFAGQALQAPLRLWLVGSLMLLSMLLSAGACLRWLRVERALRQRRPLPLPALVPLLALGCLIAALMAAVVLWPRWHA
- a CDS encoding 3-hydroxyacyl-CoA dehydrogenase, producing the protein MNTPFAINQVAVIGAGTMGRGIVISLASAGLSVLWLDSNASALDAGLSMVSQAWTQQVEKQRVTQAEAEACLARVQAVDGYAALAQADLVIEAVYESLELKQEIFRALDQHLKPEAILASNTSALDIDAIAAVTRRPSHVLGLHFFSPAHVMKLLEIVRGAHTDQAVLHTALALGERLGKVAVVAGNCPGFIGNRMLRSYVAEARKLLLEGALPHQVDAVLQQFGFAMGPFRMYDVVGIDLEWRARQLARQGMHDPLVQVDNALCDLGRLGQKTGKGYYRYAPGSRQAEHDPEVDALVLKISNDLGYRRRGISAEEIVERCLLALVNEGAKILQEGIAASSADIDRVWLNGYGFPAATGGPMRWADDQGAAFVLARLEYLQSVLGEHWRPAALLCTLVANGKRFEQQAEVQA
- a CDS encoding LysR family transcriptional regulator, which codes for MPYILPMNISNFDLNLLRVFDMLLREQNVSRAAERLALTQPTVSNALARLRDQLGDPLLVRVGRRMRPTPRALALEGPIRAALQQIEQTLATGDAFEPRRSHRQLRIALTDFVEQLCMPPLLARLQVLAPHLRIDVVHLAPNLPAEALDRGDLDLVLGRFDEVPARFSRRPWRRETLQVALRQKHPQLAPDQALDLQAFLGLRHIWVHGGQTRGMVDQWLAEQGLTRKIAYTTPNYLQAAHLAAATEMCVVLPRQLAQQFAKLLPLAVHELPFALEPFELELVHLTHRRHDPALAWLVEQIMELPPA